A part of Oscillatoria sp. FACHB-1406 genomic DNA contains:
- a CDS encoding phycobilisome linker polypeptide produces the protein MTFGPASQLGVALFEETPPLEAVPGQSTEATESLISAVYRQILGNAYVMESERAVVPESQFKRGEFSVREFARAIAKSDLYRSRTFDTCPRYRFIELNFKRLLGRAPDGLEEMRAHSTLLDTQGFEAEIDSYFDSDEYQSAYGENIVPYYRGYKTKPGQNMVGFTHMFALLRGASSSDLKGSISGKKPVLNKYVIQETPLPVIPPSGGSVGNGWSFRDPATTAPSRLGTGVGESGKVYRIEVTGYGSPGKVSRVSRFRRSNQVYFVPFDRLSQEYQRIHASGGTIASITPV, from the coding sequence ATGACTTTTGGACCTGCCTCACAACTCGGCGTTGCTTTATTTGAAGAAACGCCGCCCTTAGAAGCTGTCCCCGGTCAATCGACAGAAGCAACCGAAAGCCTAATTAGCGCTGTCTACCGACAAATTCTCGGCAATGCTTACGTGATGGAGAGCGAACGCGCTGTCGTTCCTGAATCCCAGTTTAAACGCGGCGAATTTAGCGTCCGCGAGTTTGCACGCGCGATCGCAAAATCCGACCTCTATCGCTCCCGTACCTTCGATACCTGCCCCCGCTATCGATTCATCGAACTCAACTTCAAACGCCTGCTTGGACGCGCCCCCGACGGCTTAGAAGAAATGCGCGCCCACAGCACCCTTCTAGATACCCAAGGTTTTGAAGCAGAAATCGACTCCTACTTCGACAGCGATGAATATCAAAGCGCCTACGGAGAAAACATCGTCCCCTACTACCGGGGCTACAAAACCAAGCCCGGTCAAAACATGGTGGGCTTTACGCATATGTTTGCCCTGTTGCGCGGTGCATCCAGCAGCGACCTCAAAGGCAGCATCTCCGGAAAAAAACCCGTCCTCAACAAATACGTCATCCAAGAAACGCCCCTGCCTGTTATTCCTCCCTCGGGCGGTAGTGTTGGCAACGGTTGGTCGTTCCGCGATCCGGCCACCACTGCACCCTCGCGCTTGGGAACGGGCGTTGGCGAAAGCGGCAAAGTCTACCGCATCGAAGTTACCGGCTATGGTTCTCCCGGTAAAGTCAGTCGCGTTTCCCGCTTCCGTCGCAGCAACCAGGTGTATTTTGTCCCCTTCGACCGACTCAGCCAAGAGTACCAACGCATCCATGCTTCCGGCGGCACCATCGCCAGCATCACCCCGGTTTAA
- a CDS encoding response regulator transcription factor, translated as MRILVVEDDRRLAEILVEALTDQFYVVDMALEAESALKHIKTSDYDLLLLDVMLPELDGISFCSLLRAQGYQMPILMVTARDTVSDKISGLDAGADDYIVKPVDLGELFARIRALLRRGNTALPPVLEWGKLRLDPSVGEVRYAQTSIYLTPKEFCILELLMRHGRRLLSRRAIIQNIWQNEDTVEEDTVKVHVRSLRQKLKGAGAPENLIETVHSRGYRLFEL; from the coding sequence ATGAGGATTCTTGTAGTTGAAGACGATCGCCGCTTGGCAGAAATCTTAGTAGAAGCCCTAACCGACCAATTCTATGTCGTGGATATGGCTTTAGAGGCAGAGTCGGCTTTAAAACATATCAAGACTAGCGACTACGATCTCCTGTTGCTCGATGTCATGTTGCCCGAACTCGATGGCATTAGTTTTTGCTCGCTGTTGCGCGCGCAGGGCTATCAAATGCCGATCCTGATGGTAACGGCGCGCGATACGGTCAGCGATAAGATTTCCGGGCTAGATGCGGGGGCAGACGATTACATCGTTAAACCCGTCGATTTGGGGGAACTCTTCGCTCGCATTCGCGCTTTATTGCGTCGAGGCAATACAGCTTTACCGCCCGTCTTAGAGTGGGGAAAGTTACGCCTCGATCCGAGCGTTGGCGAAGTTCGCTATGCCCAAACCTCCATCTATCTTACGCCCAAAGAATTTTGCATTCTGGAATTGTTAATGCGTCACGGTCGTCGCCTCCTCAGTCGTCGTGCCATCATCCAAAATATTTGGCAGAACGAAGATACTGTCGAAGAAGATACGGTCAAAGTTCATGTCAGAAGTTTGCGTCAGAAGTTGAAAGGGGCGGGCGCGCCGGAGAATTTAATTGAAACAGTTCACAGTCGCGGTTATCGACTTTTTGAATTATGA
- a CDS encoding PAS domain S-box protein, which yields MMQASLLPIVSAFIPLTIAAFSVPCLLRQIAQRRRAELNLRQQTERERLVNQIAHHIRQSLDLEEVLTRTVADVRQFLVVDRVLIYRLWGDETGTAITESVLPEYEAILGRTFPPEVFPSEYHEAYARGKVGTIADIDSDDVEDCLTEFLSEFGVRAKLVVPILQQLRELDSREAGETPPPHLWGLLIAHQCSAPRTWQPLEIDLMKQLATQVAIAIQQSELYEQLRQLNAELELRVQQRTEELAKTNEALHHTNQTLLSLISASPRAIFTLDLQGRVKVWNPAAERMFGWTEAEVCDRANPVLAETDLDYQSIWQNILAGITPPSLEVRRTKKDGSAIDIVFSAAPLTDSEDNINGLVAVVADITEQKRQAEQVRLLQSVVVNTNDAVIVTEARPVTAPGPPIVYVNQAFITLTGYRLEETLGKTLDLLWGKCTDRAAIARVQAALSSWETASIEVLHYRKDGSEFWAEFSIVPVADRQGRYTHWISVQRDISERKRTEAALRESEERFRSLIENALDIITILAPDGTIHYENPSVEKILGYAPPELIGTNFFTYIHPDDLAHLCPILSQTLYNAEVTGPIEFRRRDRSGQWRTFEALPKAIDAFPTGQPLVEGAPSPKIVVNSRDITERKRLDEVRLALEREKELSAVKTRFFSMVSHEFRTPLSTVLAAAQLLETSASAWENLEKRDRNLHRIQDSVKNMVQLLDDILTINRAETGKLEFLPQWIDLEKFCRHFVEEMQLSAGAQHSLHFICWGNHTRAYVDKKLLRSILANLLSNAIKYSPAGGQIQCSLTCTSESCQLSVRDRGLGIPSSDRQQLFQAFHRGKNVRHLAGTGLGLVVVKKCVDLHGGTIEIDSETGNGTTVTITLTHNS from the coding sequence ATGATGCAGGCAAGTCTACTGCCCATTGTCAGTGCTTTCATTCCCCTCACGATCGCGGCCTTTAGCGTTCCTTGCCTGCTGCGACAGATTGCCCAGCGCCGCCGAGCCGAGTTAAACCTGCGACAGCAAACCGAACGAGAACGACTGGTCAATCAAATCGCGCATCATATTCGCCAATCCTTGGACTTGGAGGAAGTGCTGACGAGAACGGTGGCCGATGTCCGGCAATTTCTGGTCGTCGATCGCGTCTTAATCTATCGTCTTTGGGGAGATGAGACGGGAACGGCAATTACCGAGTCCGTGCTGCCCGAGTACGAAGCAATTTTAGGGCGTACCTTTCCGCCGGAAGTTTTTCCGTCCGAGTATCACGAAGCTTACGCACGAGGAAAAGTCGGTACGATCGCGGATATCGACAGCGATGACGTAGAAGACTGTCTGACAGAATTTCTCTCTGAATTTGGAGTCCGCGCCAAATTAGTCGTCCCCATCCTCCAACAACTGCGAGAACTCGATAGCAGAGAAGCCGGAGAAACCCCTCCTCCCCACCTCTGGGGACTCCTCATCGCTCACCAATGCAGCGCCCCTCGCACCTGGCAGCCCCTCGAAATCGACTTGATGAAGCAACTCGCCACCCAAGTCGCGATCGCGATTCAACAATCCGAACTCTACGAACAACTGCGCCAACTCAACGCCGAACTCGAACTCCGAGTCCAGCAGCGTACCGAAGAACTTGCCAAAACCAACGAAGCCTTACACCACACCAATCAAACCCTACTCTCCTTAATTTCTGCCTCGCCCCGCGCCATTTTTACCCTCGACTTACAAGGGCGAGTCAAAGTCTGGAATCCAGCCGCCGAACGGATGTTTGGCTGGACGGAAGCCGAAGTGTGCGATCGCGCCAACCCCGTCCTCGCCGAAACCGATCTCGACTATCAAAGCATCTGGCAGAACATTTTAGCGGGGATTACGCCGCCCAGCTTAGAAGTCCGCCGCACCAAAAAAGACGGCAGCGCGATCGATATCGTCTTTTCCGCCGCCCCCCTCACCGATAGCGAAGATAACATTAACGGTTTAGTCGCCGTCGTCGCCGACATCACCGAACAAAAGCGCCAAGCCGAACAAGTGCGCCTGCTGCAATCCGTCGTCGTCAATACCAACGATGCCGTCATTGTCACCGAAGCACGCCCCGTAACCGCTCCCGGACCGCCGATTGTTTACGTCAACCAAGCTTTTATCACCCTCACCGGCTATCGACTCGAAGAAACCCTCGGCAAAACTCTCGATCTGCTCTGGGGAAAATGCACCGATCGCGCCGCCATCGCTCGCGTCCAAGCCGCCCTCTCCTCATGGGAAACCGCCAGCATCGAAGTCCTCCACTACCGCAAAGATGGCAGCGAGTTTTGGGCAGAATTCAGCATCGTTCCCGTTGCCGATCGCCAGGGACGCTATACTCACTGGATTTCCGTGCAGCGAGACATCAGCGAGCGCAAACGTACCGAAGCCGCCCTGCGCGAAAGCGAAGAACGCTTCCGTTCTTTGATTGAAAATGCCCTAGATATCATCACTATCCTCGCCCCCGACGGCACGATTCACTACGAAAACCCCTCGGTCGAGAAGATTTTGGGTTACGCCCCCCCAGAATTAATCGGTACAAACTTTTTTACTTACATCCACCCCGACGATTTAGCGCATCTATGTCCGATTCTCAGCCAAACGCTCTACAATGCCGAAGTTACCGGCCCGATCGAGTTTCGCCGCCGCGATCGCTCCGGACAGTGGCGCACTTTTGAAGCATTACCCAAAGCGATCGACGCATTCCCCACCGGACAGCCCCTTGTCGAAGGCGCACCCTCTCCTAAAATCGTCGTCAATTCTCGCGATATCACCGAACGCAAGCGGCTTGATGAAGTGCGGTTGGCCTTAGAGAGAGAAAAAGAATTGAGTGCTGTGAAGACTCGTTTTTTTTCGATGGTGTCTCACGAATTTCGCACGCCCTTAAGTACCGTTTTAGCCGCGGCCCAATTGCTGGAAACTTCTGCCAGCGCTTGGGAAAACTTGGAAAAACGCGATCGCAACCTGCATCGCATCCAAGATTCCGTTAAAAATATGGTGCAACTTCTCGACGATATTCTCACGATTAATCGCGCTGAAACCGGCAAATTAGAATTTCTACCTCAATGGATCGACCTCGAAAAATTTTGCCGCCATTTCGTCGAAGAAATGCAACTGAGTGCGGGCGCTCAGCATTCCCTGCACTTTATCTGTTGGGGGAATCATACCAGGGCTTACGTCGATAAAAAATTACTGCGCTCGATTTTGGCAAATTTACTCTCCAACGCCATTAAATATTCGCCCGCTGGCGGTCAAATTCAATGTTCCCTCACCTGCACGAGCGAAAGTTGCCAATTGAGCGTGCGCGATCGCGGATTGGGAATTCCGAGCAGCGATCGCCAACAACTTTTTCAAGCTTTTCATCGCGGTAAAAATGTCCGCCACCTCGCCGGAACCGGACTGGGTTTAGTCGTGGTTAAAAAGTGCGTCGATTTACACGGCGGCACGATTGAAATTGATAGCGAAACGGGGAACGGAACCACCGTTACGATAACCCTTACTCATAATTCGTAA